The Marinobacter halotolerans genome includes a window with the following:
- a CDS encoding sensor histidine kinase: MTGLMRRGLRVTLFWRVFISIWVAMALAVVVGNMVTHTLQDRERAAIERQAGLREVAMQALAFRRDGDGGSLWRYLKSEGQRLDLHLRLIEVDRNDDELPQVIRERLESSGWYHLKPAVIPVADDYQLVAWPRKGAEGWVDARLYRWFELLLAFVIITLACWWVARLVSRPLRHMESTARDIAGGHIDLRVSRRIASRRDEIGALATAFNGMTERLCYLLERQKHLMRDISHDLRTPLTRQRIAIELADDGSVDEDLLASILRQNERLEAMTAQILTLYSVSDQGDDIQREPFQLLHVLNSVLADAADYAEHQGVDCRLTVSPDSEHALVLGDANLLQRALDNVLQNALDHTPPGHPVTISLKTAGQRFLVDITDEGPGVPENTLDQLFEPFFRADKSRGGQGWGLGLAIARDILGLHDGDIKAFNSDAGGLVVRLSLPVFSRDA; encoded by the coding sequence ATGACCGGTCTGATGCGGCGCGGGCTGCGGGTTACGCTGTTCTGGCGGGTGTTCATTTCAATCTGGGTTGCCATGGCCCTGGCCGTGGTGGTCGGCAATATGGTCACCCATACACTGCAGGATCGTGAGCGGGCAGCGATCGAGCGCCAGGCCGGCCTTCGGGAAGTTGCCATGCAGGCGTTGGCTTTCCGACGTGACGGCGATGGCGGCAGTCTGTGGCGCTACCTCAAGTCCGAAGGGCAGCGACTGGACCTGCACCTGCGCCTGATTGAGGTAGACCGCAATGACGACGAGCTGCCCCAGGTAATCCGCGAGCGGCTTGAATCCAGTGGCTGGTACCACCTGAAACCGGCGGTTATTCCGGTGGCCGATGATTACCAACTGGTTGCCTGGCCCCGTAAAGGCGCGGAAGGCTGGGTGGATGCCCGGCTGTATCGCTGGTTCGAACTGCTGCTGGCATTTGTGATTATCACGCTGGCCTGCTGGTGGGTGGCCAGGCTGGTGTCCCGGCCACTCAGGCATATGGAGTCTACTGCCCGTGATATTGCCGGCGGCCATATCGACCTTCGGGTCAGCCGTCGGATTGCTTCAAGGCGTGACGAAATCGGTGCCCTGGCCACCGCATTTAACGGTATGACCGAGCGGCTGTGCTATCTGCTCGAACGGCAGAAACACCTGATGCGGGATATCTCCCACGACCTCAGGACGCCGCTGACCCGCCAGCGTATTGCCATTGAGCTTGCCGATGACGGCAGTGTCGATGAAGATCTGCTGGCGTCCATTCTCCGTCAGAACGAACGCCTGGAGGCCATGACGGCGCAGATCCTGACGCTCTATAGCGTGTCTGATCAGGGTGACGACATCCAGCGGGAGCCGTTTCAGTTGCTCCATGTATTGAACAGCGTGCTGGCAGATGCCGCGGATTATGCCGAGCACCAGGGGGTGGATTGCCGCCTGACCGTGTCCCCTGACTCGGAGCATGCGTTGGTATTGGGTGACGCCAATCTGTTGCAGCGGGCGCTGGATAACGTGTTGCAGAACGCGCTGGACCATACGCCGCCCGGGCACCCCGTTACCATCAGCCTCAAGACGGCAGGCCAGCGGTTTCTCGTGGACATCACAGATGAGGGGCCGGGGGTTCCCGAAAATACCCTGGACCAGCTTTTCGAACCTTTCTTTCGGGCCGACAAATCCCGCGGGGGCCAAGGCTGGGGGTTAGGTCTGGCTATTGCCCGCGACATTCTTGGCCTTCATGATGGCGATATCAAAGCGTTTAATTCGGACGCGGGCGGGCTGGTAGTGCGCCTGAGCCTGCCGGTGTTCAGCCGCGACGCCTGA
- a CDS encoding response regulator transcription factor → MQNRVLLVEDDDELRSLLSRYLTNQGFTVREAANGNDGLSLAMGQDCDIVVLDVMLPDISGLDVLRQLRAKTHLPVVLLTARGDETDRIVGFEVGADDYIPKPCNPRELIARMQALLRRIAWDSEVDVDESRLYGDLRVEPVQRRIYQNDQVLDLTATEYEVLQVLLAHAGSVVRKTDLMQWALGRRLEAYDRTLDMHISNLRKKLGGDDPPRIETVRGLGYSYRVPV, encoded by the coding sequence ATGCAAAACCGGGTCTTGCTGGTTGAAGATGATGATGAACTTCGTTCGCTTTTGTCACGCTATCTCACCAATCAGGGCTTCACCGTGCGCGAGGCGGCTAACGGCAACGATGGTCTGTCGCTGGCCATGGGCCAGGATTGCGATATTGTGGTGCTGGATGTGATGTTACCGGATATCAGCGGCCTGGATGTGCTTCGGCAGTTGCGGGCAAAAACTCACCTGCCGGTGGTGCTTCTGACCGCCCGGGGCGACGAGACGGATCGCATCGTCGGGTTCGAAGTGGGTGCGGACGATTACATTCCCAAACCCTGTAACCCGCGAGAGCTCATCGCCCGGATGCAGGCTCTGCTCAGGCGTATAGCCTGGGACAGCGAAGTGGACGTGGACGAAAGCAGGCTCTATGGGGATCTGCGGGTCGAGCCCGTTCAGCGTCGCATCTACCAGAACGACCAGGTGCTGGACCTGACTGCCACCGAATACGAAGTCCTGCAGGTTCTGCTGGCCCATGCGGGCAGCGTCGTGCGCAAGACTGACCTGATGCAGTGGGCGCTGGGCAGACGGCTGGAAGCCTATGACCGGACCCTGGACATGCATATCAGTAATCTGAGAAAGAAGCTTGGCGGTGACGATCCGCCGCGGATTGAGACGGTCAGGGGACTGGGCTACAGCTACCGGGTCCCGGTATGA
- a CDS encoding GNAT family N-acetyltransferase, whose translation MPDPTLPELTITTCESIEEIGRQQWQALAGTGNPFLRYEFFVALEQSGCTRAETGWQPQHLVIRAGDEIMGVAPAYLKTHSMGEYVFDFAWAEAYQRHGLPYYPKLLVAIPFTPSRGPRLLIDPAVRTRLRPGDVPALLDSVIADLGVHSWHLLFPDVADQSLLHQEGELHRLGCQFHWHNHNYSNFDDFLAALTSRKRKAIRKERRQVAEQGITFKRYHGRDISDHVLSAFYVFYQATYLKRGQRPYLNESFFQQIRERLPEHLTLIMAAQDGRMIAGALFMSGQDTLYGRYWGCLDEYNFLHFETCYYQGIELAIERGLARFDAGAQGEHKLIRGFEPVLTHSWHGIAHPDFREAIARFTEEEAIHVRAYTDEASDALPFRQPGTSQ comes from the coding sequence ATGCCCGACCCGACTCTTCCCGAACTCACCATCACCACCTGCGAGTCCATCGAAGAGATTGGCCGGCAACAGTGGCAGGCGCTTGCCGGCACTGGCAATCCGTTCCTGAGGTATGAATTCTTCGTGGCGCTTGAGCAGTCCGGCTGCACCCGGGCAGAAACCGGCTGGCAGCCCCAGCACCTGGTTATCCGCGCAGGCGACGAGATTATGGGCGTGGCCCCTGCCTATCTGAAAACTCACTCCATGGGCGAATACGTCTTTGATTTTGCCTGGGCCGAGGCTTATCAGCGCCACGGTCTGCCCTATTATCCGAAGTTGCTGGTCGCCATCCCCTTCACTCCCTCCCGCGGGCCCAGACTTTTAATTGATCCCGCCGTGCGAACGCGCCTCAGACCCGGTGACGTTCCCGCCTTGCTGGATTCGGTGATTGCCGACCTGGGCGTTCACTCGTGGCACCTGTTATTCCCGGACGTCGCTGACCAGTCACTGCTTCATCAGGAAGGCGAACTGCACAGACTGGGCTGCCAGTTCCACTGGCATAACCACAATTACAGCAACTTCGATGATTTTCTGGCAGCGCTCACCTCCCGCAAGCGCAAGGCGATTCGCAAAGAGCGCCGGCAGGTGGCCGAACAGGGCATCACCTTCAAACGCTACCATGGCCGGGATATCTCTGATCATGTGCTGTCAGCGTTCTATGTGTTCTATCAGGCCACCTACCTCAAACGTGGCCAGCGGCCCTATCTTAACGAATCCTTCTTCCAGCAGATCCGGGAACGCCTGCCGGAGCACCTGACGCTGATCATGGCTGCCCAGGACGGCCGAATGATCGCTGGTGCCCTATTCATGAGCGGCCAGGACACGCTCTACGGTCGCTACTGGGGCTGCCTGGACGAATACAACTTTCTGCACTTCGAAACCTGTTACTATCAGGGCATCGAATTGGCCATTGAACGGGGCCTGGCACGCTTCGATGCGGGGGCTCAAGGCGAGCACAAACTGATCCGTGGGTTTGAGCCGGTTCTGACGCATTCCTGGCACGGCATAGCGCACCCTGATTTCCGGGAGGCCATTGCCAGGTTTACCGAGGAAGAGGCGATCCACGTCAGGGCCTATACTGATGAAGCATCAGACGCACTGCCTTTCCGTCAGCCCGGAACAAGTCAGTAG
- a CDS encoding nicotinate phosphoribosyltransferase, with product MLKQPPVVKENDLSLLVDLYELAMAQAYWSEGMGQTAVFSLFFRELPVHRNFVLACGQQNVAQVVEGLRFTDEHIEQLDSLDRFQPDFLEWLRNFRFSGSIHAVAEGTPLFPQEPLLEVEGPIAEVQLLESLVMNYVHLESVLASKAVRVRFAAGDKPVVDFGMRRTHGVDAAHRGVRAYRLAGLAGTSNVLAGLDFNMPVKGTMAHSFVQSCDSEMDAFRTYARLYPGTTLLVDTYDTVNAVRDIIQWLKADTDASIGGIRLDSGDLAGEAVQCRRLLDDAGFTDVKIMASGGLDEYEIEEIVSTDVPIDGFGVGTAIASSKDGAALELAFKLTEYASLPRMKNSPGKQSFPGRKQVYRQLGTDGFITRDILAGREEVFDGEPLLKPVMKNGRIIEGAIPSLDDQVAVAKQRIHALPAQFRSLEPVKENPVVISDFLRALQRDTLTKVTATGDRV from the coding sequence GTGCTGAAGCAACCACCGGTTGTCAAAGAGAATGACCTGTCTCTGCTGGTCGATCTTTATGAGTTGGCCATGGCCCAGGCCTACTGGTCCGAAGGCATGGGCCAGACTGCGGTATTCAGTCTGTTTTTCCGCGAACTTCCCGTCCATCGGAACTTTGTTCTGGCCTGCGGCCAGCAGAACGTGGCGCAGGTAGTCGAAGGGCTCAGGTTTACCGACGAGCACATTGAGCAGCTGGATTCGCTGGACCGCTTCCAGCCTGACTTTCTGGAGTGGCTACGCAACTTTCGCTTCAGTGGCTCTATACACGCCGTTGCCGAGGGTACCCCGCTGTTTCCTCAAGAGCCGTTGCTTGAGGTTGAAGGCCCGATTGCGGAGGTGCAGTTGCTGGAAAGCCTGGTAATGAACTACGTACACCTGGAATCTGTTCTGGCCTCGAAAGCTGTCCGTGTCCGGTTTGCAGCGGGAGACAAGCCCGTTGTCGATTTCGGCATGCGCAGAACCCATGGCGTGGATGCCGCCCACCGGGGTGTAAGGGCCTATCGCCTGGCAGGACTGGCCGGAACCAGCAATGTGCTGGCGGGCCTGGATTTCAATATGCCGGTCAAGGGCACCATGGCTCACAGTTTTGTCCAGTCCTGCGACAGTGAGATGGACGCCTTCAGGACCTACGCCCGGCTGTACCCGGGAACCACTCTATTGGTAGACACCTACGACACGGTAAATGCGGTGAGAGATATCATCCAGTGGCTGAAAGCCGACACGGACGCCAGCATTGGTGGCATTCGCCTGGACTCCGGCGACCTGGCGGGCGAGGCCGTGCAGTGCAGGCGCCTGCTGGATGACGCGGGCTTTACCGACGTGAAAATCATGGCCAGCGGTGGGCTTGATGAATACGAGATCGAGGAGATTGTGTCCACGGATGTGCCGATTGACGGCTTCGGGGTGGGTACGGCTATCGCCTCGTCCAAGGATGGGGCTGCGCTGGAGCTGGCCTTCAAGCTGACGGAGTATGCCAGCCTTCCGCGCATGAAAAACTCGCCTGGCAAGCAGTCATTCCCTGGCCGTAAGCAGGTTTACCGCCAGCTCGGAACAGACGGCTTTATCACTCGGGATATTCTTGCGGGCCGGGAAGAAGTATTCGATGGGGAACCATTGCTGAAGCCGGTGATGAAGAATGGCCGGATCATCGAAGGCGCGATACCGTCCCTGGATGATCAGGTGGCAGTGGCAAAGCAGCGGATTCATGCGTTACCGGCGCAATTCCGTTCTCTGGAGCCGGTGAAAGAAAACCCGGTGGTGATCAGTGATTTCCTTCGGGCGCTGCAACGGGACACCCTGACCAAAGTCACAGCAACGGGTGATCGCGTTTAA
- a CDS encoding isochorismatase family protein: MSTEQHALLLVDVQNDFCEGGSLAVPDSNAIFPVINQWIRKAEEAGWPILASRDWHTVDHISFEERGGPWPVHCVQDTPGAEFHPKMELPDSAIRVSKGTAFDTDAYSAFDGTQLDSYLRRHGIHRLFVAGLALDVCVQATVRDALKHGFAVELITDGTRAVRADEAPAVFEQLKQEGADLC; the protein is encoded by the coding sequence ATGAGTACTGAACAACATGCCTTGCTGCTAGTCGATGTCCAGAATGATTTCTGTGAAGGCGGTAGCCTGGCCGTACCCGATAGCAACGCGATTTTCCCGGTGATCAATCAGTGGATCCGTAAGGCGGAGGAAGCCGGCTGGCCGATTCTGGCCAGCCGTGATTGGCATACGGTGGATCACATCAGCTTTGAGGAGCGCGGTGGCCCCTGGCCGGTTCACTGTGTTCAGGACACGCCGGGTGCCGAGTTTCACCCGAAAATGGAACTGCCGGATTCCGCGATCCGGGTGAGTAAGGGCACCGCCTTTGATACCGATGCCTATTCCGCGTTCGACGGCACCCAGCTGGACAGCTATCTGCGCCGTCATGGCATTCACCGGCTGTTTGTGGCCGGTCTGGCCCTGGATGTCTGTGTCCAGGCGACGGTGCGGGATGCCCTGAAGCATGGTTTTGCCGTCGAGTTGATCACTGACGGGACTCGCGCCGTCAGGGCAGACGAAGCGCCAGCGGTGTTTGAGCAGCTGAAGCAGGAGGGCGCCGACCTGTGCTGA
- a CDS encoding dodecin has translation MSDHHVYKKVEVVGSSKNSIEDAIENAIAECHKNLRNIEWFEVQETRGHVVDGKVGHYQVVLKIGFRIEGS, from the coding sequence ATGTCTGATCATCATGTTTACAAAAAGGTTGAAGTTGTCGGGTCCTCAAAGAACAGCATCGAGGACGCCATTGAAAATGCGATCGCCGAATGCCATAAGAATCTGCGCAACATTGAGTGGTTTGAGGTTCAGGAGACCCGTGGCCACGTGGTGGATGGCAAAGTCGGACACTATCAGGTTGTGCTGAAAATTGGCTTCAGGATTGAAGGCAGCTAA